One window of the Salvia miltiorrhiza cultivar Shanhuang (shh) chromosome 6, IMPLAD_Smil_shh, whole genome shotgun sequence genome contains the following:
- the LOC130988058 gene encoding AUGMIN subunit 8, giving the protein MDVCESERAVGKQSATVTLRPPLVSADNKNGAATRRCRTREVSSRYMSPTRSAATVPKRCPSPNAGRASMVSTVPLPKRAESAERRRPSTPSSPRRPSPSTPVQDTAAAILVTPRKASSNKSSPDSLWPSTMRSLNASFQSDVVGAPIGKKVSRTLSDRTLKPPSNVARKGESPTARKPTPEKKRSPLRGKNSADQLENSKPVDSLPPSLLDQHRWPSRASGRASSIPSRSGATEKVNQAPSLSHSRMATPSIRRLSLDGTSKPVRKSASDLLMPTSHVESEKQMFCGSAVHDGSQKLQRPSSSSSSERSSLMSAAARTQSLPIPRSRPSSPSVSRGVSPSRGRIVNPSSRGTSPARVRPSSPSRQPQDTSVLSFIADIRKGKKAANDIEDVHQLRLLYNRHLQWRYTNARTDAAMRSHKAKAEKMLYNIWRVIIDLSDSVRKRRSNLQQLRLKLKLYSVLVDQASCLDEWASIERDHTNSITWAIQDLQASTLRIPVTEGTRVDIRSVKGAMCSAVNVMKAMASSLRSSLQQVEGMNSLVSELADVAARERAVLNECESLFGSIAALQVEEDSLRTHLLQMKQSWRGDQLSLIGY; this is encoded by the exons ATGGATGTATGTGAGTCAGAGAGAGCAGTAGGGAAGCAATCTGCAACAGTGACTTTGAGGCCACCACTTGTCTCAGCTGACAACAAGAATGGAGCCGCCACACGCAGGTGCCGAACCAGAGAAGTTAGCTCGAGGTATATGTCGCCGACGCGGTCTGCAGCCACCGTTCCAAAACGCTGCCCTTCACCAAATGCCGGCAGGGCATCTATGGTTTCAACCGTGCCGCTACCAAAGAGAGCTGAATCAGCTGAAAGAAGACGCCCGTCTACACCGTCATCACCACGTCGTCCTTCTCCATCAACGCCAGTTCAGGATACAGCTGCAGCAATACTAGTGACACCAAGAAAGGCATCGAGTAACAAATCGTCGCCAGACTCTTTATGGCCATCCACGATGCGAAGTCTCAACGCTTCCTTTCAATCTGATGTCGTTGGTGCCCCAATTGGTAAGAAAGTTTCTCGTACGCTCTCTGATCGCACTCTGAAGCCGCCGTCTAATGTTGCTCGTAAGGGTGAATCACCAACTGCAAGAAAACCTACGCCAGAGAAAAAGAGAAGCCCTCTCCGAGGAAAGAATTCTGCTGATCAGTTGGAGAATTCTAAACCTGTTGATAGCTTACCACCTTCTCTACTAGATCAACATCGATGGCCGAGCAGAGCAAGTGGGAGAGCATCCTCTATCCCAAGTAGAAGTGGTGCTACTGAGAAGGTGAATCAAGCTCCTTCTTTATCTCATTCGAGGATGGCTACGCCTTCCATTAGGAGATTATCTCTGGATGGGACAAGCAAACCGGTAAGGAAAAGTGCGAGCGATCTTTTAATGCCTACATCTCATGTTGAGAGTGAGAAACAGATGTTTTGTGGAAGTGCGGTTCATGATGGTTCACAAAAGTTGCAGAGGCCTTCCTCGTCGAGTTCATCAGAAAGATCATCATTGATGAGTGCAGCAGCTAGGACTCAGTCATTACCAATCCCTAGATCACGCCCCTCATCACCCTCGGTGTCTAGAGGGGTCAGTCCATCACGAGGCAGGATTGTTAACCCGTCTTCTAGAGGTACTAGTCCTGCTAGGGTGAGGCCATCGAGCCCGTCCAGACAACCTCAGGATACTTCTGTACTTAGTTTTATTGCGGATATTAGGAAAGGCAAGAAGGCTGCTAATGACATTGAAGATGTCCATCAGCTAAGGCTGTTGTATAATAGACATTTGCAATGGCGATATACAAATGCTCGAACTGATGCTGCAATGCGTTCTCACAAAGCGAAAGCAGAG AAAATGTTATACAACATATGGAGGGTAATCATAGATCTGTCGGATTCAGTCAGAAAGAGAAGATCTAACCTCCAGCAGCTGAGGCTTAAGTTGAAGCTTTACTCAGTTTTGGTCGATCAA GCGAGTTGTCTTGATGAGTGGGCTTCAATTGAGAGAGACCATACTAACTCAATAACCTGGGCCATCCAAGATTTGCAGGCTAGCACTCTCCGGATTCCAGTCACTGAAGGAACGAGG GTAGATATTAGATCTGTCAAAGGAGCTATGTGCTCTGCTGTTAATGTGATGAAGGCTATGGCTTCCTCTTTACGCTCCAGTCTCCAGCAG GTGGAGGGTATGAACTCCTTGGTGTCGGAACTTGCTGATGTGGCAGCGCGTGAAAGAGCCGTGCTTAATGAATGTGAATCACTTTTTGGCTCCATAGCTGCTTTGCAG GTGGAAGAAGACAGTCTGAGAACTCATCTGTTGCAGATGAAGCAATCTTGGAGGGGTGACCAACTTTCCTTAATTGGGTACTAA
- the LOC130988059 gene encoding cellulose synthase A catalytic subunit 7 [UDP-forming] encodes MEASAGLVAGSHNRNELVVIHGHEEPKPLKNLSGQVCEICGDEIGLTVDGELFVACNECGFPVCRPCYEYERREGSQLCPQCKTRYKRLKGSPRVEGDDDEEDTDDIEHEFNIDEQKTNTDIAEAMLHGKMSYGRGPDDDENAQYPPVISGGRSRQVSGEFPISSHAYGDQMGATLHKRVHPVTDDHGSGRWDERKELGWKERMDEWKVQQGNLGTEYEDAVDADMGIIDEARQPLSRKVPIASSKINPYRMVIVTRLVVLALFLRYRILNPVHDAMGLWLTSIVCEIWFALSWILDQFPKWFPIDRETYLDRLSLRYEREGEPNMLAPVDIFVSTVDPLKEPPLVTANTVLSILAVDYPVDKISCYISDDGASMCTFEALSETAEFARKWVPFCNKFAIEPRAPEWYFSEKVDYLKDKVQPTFVKERRAMKREYEEFKVRINAMVAKATKVPPGGWIMQDGTPWPGNNTKDHPGMIQVFLGQNGGLDVEGHELPRLVYVSREKRPGFQHHKKAGAMNALIRVAGVLTNAPFMLNLDCDHYINNSKAVREAMCFLMDPQVGKKVCYVQFPQRFDGIDRHDRYANRNTVFFDINMKGLDGIQGPVYVGTGCVFRRQALYGYDPPKGRKRPKMVSCDCCPCFGRRKKLPHYSTDVENAAGFEDDLKSQMNFEKKFGQSSIFVTSTLMVEGGVPPSSSPAALLKEAIHVISCGYEDKTEWGLELGWIYGSITEDILTGFKMHCRGWRSIYCMPKRAAFKGSAPINLSDRLNQVLRWALGSVEIFFSHHSPLWYGYKEGKLKWLERFAYVNTTVYPFTALPLLAYCTLPAICLLTGKFIMPEISTFASLFFIALFLSIFITGILELRWSGVSIEEWWRNEQFWVIGGISAHLFAVVQGLLKVLAGIDTNFTVTSKASDDEDFSELYAFKWTTLLIPPTTILIINLVGVVAGVSDAINNGYQSWGPLFGKLFFAFWVIVHLYPFLKGLMGKQNRTPTIVVIWSVLLASIFSLLWVRIDPFILRTKGPATNKCGINC; translated from the exons ATGGAAGCCAGCGCAGGGCTCGTCGCCGGTTCCCACAACCGGAACGAGCTCGTCGTCATCCACGGCCACGAAGAG CCTAAGCCTCTGAAGAACTTGAGCGGGCAAGTGTGCGAGATATGCGGCGACGAGATCGGGCTGACGGTGGACGGCGAGCTCTTCGTGGCGTGCAACGAGTGCGGGTTTCCGGTGTGCCGGCCTTGCTACGAGTACGAGAGGAGAGAGGGCAGCCAGCTTTGCCCACAATGCAAAACCAGATACAAGCGCCTCAAAG GGAGCCCGAGGGTTGAGGGAGACGACGACGAGGAGGATACCGACGACATCGAGCACGAATTCAACATCGATGAGCAGAAGACGAACACTGATATCGCTGAAGCCATGCTTCATGGCAAGATGAGCTATGGAAGAGGACCGGACGACGACGAAAACGCCCAATACCCGCCGGTTATCTCCGGCGGCCGCTCTCGTCAG GTTAGCGGAGAGTTCCCGATTTCAAGCCATGCTTATGGAGATCAAATGGGGGCCACTTTGCATAAGCGGGTGCATCCCGTTACCGATGATCATG GAAGTGGAAGATGGGATGAGAGAAAAGAGTTGGGATGGAAGGAGAGAATGGATGAGTGGAAAGTGCAGCAAGGAAATCTTGGGACAGAATACGAAGATGCAGTTGATGCTGACATGGGCAT caTCGACGAGGCGCGGCAGCCGCTGTCGAGGAAGGTCCCGATCGCGTCGAGCAAGATCAACCCATACCGCATGGTGATCGTGACGCGGCTGGTGGTGCTGGCGCTGTTCCTCCGGTACCGGATCCTGAACCCGGTGCACGACGCCATGGGGCTGTGGCTGACCTCCATCGTGTGCGAGATCTGGTTCGCCCTCTCGTGGATCCTCGACCAGTTCCCCAAGTGGTTCCCCATCGACCGGGAGACCTACCTCGACCGCCTCTCCCTCCGCTACGAGAGGGAGGGCGAGCCCAACATGCTGGCGCCCGTCGACATATTCGTCAGCACGGTCGACCCGCTCAAGGAGCCGCCTCTCGTCACAGCCAACACCGTGCTCTCCATACTCGCCGTTGATTACCCTGTCGACAAGATCTCTTGCTACATTTCCGACGACGGCGCCTCCATGTGCACCTTCGAGGCCCTCTCCGAGACCGCCGAGTTCGCACGCAAGTGGGTCCCCTTCTGCAACAAGTTCGCCATCGAGCCGCGGGCGCCGGAGTGGTACTTCTCAGAGAAGGTCGACTATCTCAAGGACAAAGTGCAGCCAACTTTTGTCAAGGAGAGGAGAGCCATGAAG AGAGAATACGAGGAGTTTAAGGTGAGGATAAATGCAATGGTGGCGAAGGCGACGAAAGTGCCCCCGGGGGGCTGGATCATGCAGGATGGGACGCCGTGGCCGGGGAACAACACCAAGGATCATCCCGGTATGATTCAAGTGTTCCTAGGCCAGAACGGGGGGCTTGATGTCGAGGGGCACGAGCTTCCTCGCCTCGTGTATGTCTCCCGTGAGAAGAGGCCGGGCTTCCAGCATCACAAGAAAGCCGGTGCCATGAATGCTCTT ATCCGCGTCGCTGGTGTTCTGACGAATGCGCCGTTCATGCTCAATTTGGATTGTGATCACTACATAAACAACAGCAAGGCTGTGAGAGAGGCCATGTGTTTCTTGATGGATCCACAGGTGGGGAAGAAGGTTTGCTATGTGCAGTTCCCTCAGAGATTCGATGGCATTGACAGACACGATCGATATGCCAACAGAAACACTGTCTTCTTCGAT ATCAACATGAAAGGCCTTGATGGGATTCAAGGGCCGGTGTATGTCGGAACAGGGTGTGTTTTCCGAAGGCAAGCATTGTACGGCTACGACCCTCCGAAGGGGCGTAAGCGCCCCAAGATGGTGAGCTGCGACTGCTGCCCTTGCTTCGGACGACGCAAGAAGCTCCCACACTACTCCACGGATGTCGAAAATGCAGCCGGATTTGAAGACGACCTCAAGTCTCAGATGAATTTCGAGAAGAAATTCGGACAGTCGTCCATATTTGTGACCTCTACTTTGATGGTGGAAGGCGGGGTGCCGCCCTCGTCCAGCCCTGCAGCCCTGCTCAAGGAGGCCATCCATGTCATTAGCTGCGGATACGAGGATAAGACAGAATGGGGCCTCGAG TTGGGGTGGATCTACGGGTCGATCACGGAGGACATCTTGACGGGGTTCAAGATGCACTGCCGCGGGTGGAGGTCGATCTACTGCATGCCGAAGAGGGCCGCGTTCAAAGGCTCGGCCCCGATCAATCTGTCGGACCGGCTGAACCAGGTGCTGAGGTGGGCTCTGGGATCAGTGGAGATCTTCTTCAGCCACCACAGCCCCCTCTGGTACGGCTACAAGGAAGGGAAGCTCAAGTGGCTGGAGCGCTTCGCCTACGTCAACACCACCGTCTACCCCTTCACCGCCCTCCCCCTCCTCGCCTACTGCACGCTCCCGGCCATCTGCCTGCTCACCGGCAAATTCATCATGCCGGAGATAAGCACCTTCGCGAGCCTCTTCTTCATCGCCCTCTTCCTCTCCATCTTCATCACGGGCATTCTCGAGCTGAGGTGGAGCGGGGTGAGCATCGAGGAGTGGTGGAGGAACGAGCAGTTCTGGGTGATCGGGGGCATCTCGGCCCACCTCTTCGCGGTGGTGCAGGGGCTGCTCAAGGTGCTGGCCGGGATCGACACCAACTTCACCGTGACGTCAAAGGCCTCGGACGACGAGGACTTCAGCGAGCTCTACGCGTTCAAGTGGACGACGCTGCTCATCCCCCCCACCACCATCCTCATCATCAACCTGGTCGGGGTGGTGGCGGGGGTGTCGGACGCCATCAACAACGGGTACCAGTCGTGGGGCCCGTTGTTCGGCAAGCTCTTCTTCGCCTTCTGGGTGATCGTGCATCTCTACCCCTTCCTCAAGGGACTCATGGGGAAGCAGAACAGGACGCCCACCATTGTTGTCATCTGGTCTGTGCTGCTAGCTTCCATTTTCTCCTTGCTTTGGGTCAGGATTGATCCTTTCATACTTAGGACCAAGGGCCCTGCTACCAACAAATGTGGGATCAATTGCTGA
- the LOC130990066 gene encoding ribosomal RNA-processing protein 15-like, whose translation MANLIENAPPENETMEKENEVEKEVVDVNDDKDDNIIEGDDGEKDKQEGIDGEDDKDGDKEEENNVFDKKKRKKCSKAYDDFIEVTADDGTTKFQCIHCKTFLAKTSTGTTSHLWNHLKRCLQKKLHLKKQKTLQFLWD comes from the coding sequence ATggcaaatttaatagaaaatgcaCCTCCAGAAAATGAGACAATGGAGAAAGAGAATGAGGTGGAGAAAGAAGTGGTCGATGTAAATGATGATAAAGATGATAATATAATAGAAGGGGATGATGGGGAGAAAGATAAACAAGAAGGTATTGATGGAGAAGATGATAAAGATGGAGACAAGGAGGAGGAGAATAATGTGTTTGAtaagaagaaaaggaaaaaatgttcCAAAGCTTATGATGATTTCATTGAAGTGACAGCAGATGATGGGACTACAAAGTTTCAATGCATACATTGCAAGACTTTTCTTGCTAAGACGTCTACTGGCACAACATCTCATCTTTGGAATCACTTGAAAAGGTGTCTGCAAAAGAAGCTTCACTTGAAGAAGCAAAAGACGTTGCAATTTCTTTGGGATTAA